TCCTTATAACTTACTTTTAAGTAGTCTAACCCATGCGTGCCAATCTCTCTCACCAAGATTGCTTTCGAAAGACAAAAGATCCTTTACAGCTTTTAAACAAATTTCTTCACTTGGAACTGATAACTCCCTATTCATTGCTAACGCTAAACATTGAGTTTTGCATGCTTGTTCTAAATGATACGTGTAAAACATTGCTTCTTGTATAGTCCGACCACATGTTATAGATCCATGATTGCGCATTAACATCACAAAATTCTCTTTCAGATCAGCTATTAACCTCTTTCCTTCTGTATCCCTAAGCGCTAGGGAATTATAATCATGGTAAGATGTCTTATTATAAAAGTGCAGTGCCCATTGACTTATTGGAAGTAACCCATCTTTGAGAGAGGAAACTGCTACAATAGAGGGTGTATGCAGATGAAAAATTGCTTGAATGTCTTTTCTTGCTTGATAAATAAAACCGTGGATTATATAGCCAGTTTTATTATATTGATATTCTGTACCCTCAATCACATTTCCATCTAGTGATACTCTCATCAATGAATTTTCATTCACTTCGTCAAAGCGTATACCAAATGGGTAAATATAAAACGACTTTTGATCTTCAGAACGCACTGAAAGGTGACTATATGTATGATCATCTAGCTTAAGGTAGGACAGAATCTGATAAGCACAAACTAGATCTTTCTTCACTTTAACCTCCGAAAAATTTCTAAATTTATACGCGAAAAGAGGCTTATAGTCAACTACTAAGTCTGTGCTACTCTGTCTTAATACCAAACACTTTTGTGTTGTAGCTTGCTTGAAAATAGTTATCGTTATTATAGAGTTTATATACAGAATTTATGTTTCTAAATTACATGATATCTTAACTAAAAAAATAATTTTCTATATAATATTTCATATTTTTTAAAGCTTAATTTTTATGTTATTATAAATGTAAGTTTCAAGATTGAAAATAATATGGTAAATATTAACACAAAAAAACAGCCAGCAGGATTTTTCATATATCTCTCTGGTCTTTCAGGAAGTGGTAAACTTTCCACAGCAATAGAATTATCCAGTATGATAGACGCATTAATTGTAAATAGTAAGTTCTATAACAATATTCAAGTTTGCTCTATGTACAATGGTGTCTTTGAACGTGATCAAATACCTAAAGAAGTTCAAGATAGAATATATGGCATTATGCAAATTATGCTTCAGGTAATAGAAAATTATCCGATTCACTCAAAAAATTACATATTTATTGATGAGTTGATGGAAAATAATGACCAGAACATGAAGATATATGATTCAATAGTAAGGCTTAGTAAAAAAATGAACACAGAAATCCTTCCTGTGGTACTTAGGTGTGATCTACCGACATTACAAAAGCGTATTGCATTAAAAAGGCAAAGAAAAAATAGGAAGGTGACTAATGTAAATAGCATGATGGAGCAATTTAGGATTAACAATTTATTTATACCACCGAGTGCCATAGAGATAGAAAATTCAGATATGAATATAAAAGAAGTAGCTGAAGAGATAGTAAATCAGATACACAGTATCCGTTCAGCTAAGCGGTGTGAGAGACGATAGATAAGAGGTTTTGCTTTGTTTCCATGTTAAGTATAACACCCCCTCCTTTATTAGCACGAATGTAGTGTCAGTTTTAAAATTTATATTTTCATCCATCTGAAAGGCAATTTTTATTTATGTTCTCTACCTATTATCACAATTGTACAAATGTTATAATTTGAAAGCGATTTTTGCCTAATGGCGTAACTTACTGTACCTATATCGTACATAACTTACAACTTGTTTTACTCCCTTTACTTTTCTTGCAATTGCTATTACAGCTTTTAATTCCGCTTTATTTTGGGCTATACCCATCAAATAAACAACTCTATCAACCGTATTAACGCTGTAATTAATTGATTTAATATTTCTTTTCCCCAGAAGTCTTGTTCTTATTTCTGCTGTTATCATGCCATCTACAGTAGTGTCTAGCATGGAAGCCATTTGAATTGGTATTACTCTTATTTCATTTATCACTTCTTTAATTTCTTTTTGCTGCCAAGCTATTTTTTCTGCTGTAAGTTGTTTTTCAGGAGTGTCAACATTTCCGATGAGCAATACTCTTCCTTCACTTACTTTAACCTTTATTGATGAAAATAGCCCATGCTTTAAGAGTCCCTTATTAATTCTGATGACCATAGTCGTATCATCAATGATATTTCCCAAGGATTTGTCCTGCATTGCTGTTGCTGTCGCTGTAGCCACCACACCACCTATTATAAGGGTTGTGCAACCACTTTGTGTAATCAAAAAAATTGCGAGTAAGAAGCTTGTTATTAATCTCATTATTGATTTTTAGGGTTTAAAGCTTTCATTAAGAAATGTTAATAAGCTTTTTTGATTGTGTAAATACCATAAATTAAGTAAGACTTTAAACCTTGAATATTTTTAATGGAATACCTATAATAGGGTACTGAAAATTTCTTGCGGATATGGCGGAATTGGTAGACGTGCCAGGTTTAGGTCCTGGTGAGCTTGCTCGTGGGGGTTCAAGTCCCTCTATCCGCACTTTAAAGTCATGTAACTTAGGTTTTAAGGGAAAATTTATAATCACTAAATACACTTTTGTTTGTATAAAAACCTGTTCTTAAGGATTGTGTTTAACTTAAATTCTGGTAAAATGACTCTATTAAGATATGAATTAAAATATTAATAAATGAATTATGATGTCTAACAATATACCTCAAAATACAGTCGAAGTGGATGCATTAAGTAGCATATATACCTACAGAGAGCTTAGTATAGATAAACTAAAGTATGAGTATGAAATCACAGTTAGTAGTGATTATATAAAACAAAAGGTAAATTCCAGGTTGCAAGAGATAGCAGAAAATGCAAAATCACCTGGATTTAGGGCTGGAAAGATGCCCTATGACCTTGTTGTTGCAAATTATAAAAACGAAGCTTTGGAATATGTGATAAATAATACAATTGATTATTGCTCAAGTGATTTGATGAAAAAAATTGAAGTCAAGTCTCACATTTATCCTAAGGTTGATGTTATCTCATTACCAGATCTAGATAAAGAAGATGAGAAGGGCAATTTTGTATACAAACTATCTTTTGAATCGATGCCTGAAGTACCGATGATAGATCTTGACAAAATAAACTTAAAGAAGATTG
The nucleotide sequence above comes from Wolbachia endosymbiont of Oedothorax gibbosus. Encoded proteins:
- a CDS encoding BON domain-containing protein; amino-acid sequence: MRLITSFLLAIFLITQSGCTTLIIGGVVATATATAMQDKSLGNIIDDTTMVIRINKGLLKHGLFSSIKVKVSEGRVLLIGNVDTPEKQLTAEKIAWQQKEIKEVINEIRVIPIQMASMLDTTVDGMITAEIRTRLLGKRNIKSINYSVNTVDRVVYLMGIAQNKAELKAVIAIARKVKGVKQVVSYVRYRYSKLRH
- a CDS encoding class II aldolase/adducin family protein — protein: MKKDLVCAYQILSYLKLDDHTYSHLSVRSEDQKSFYIYPFGIRFDEVNENSLMRVSLDGNVIEGTEYQYNKTGYIIHGFIYQARKDIQAIFHLHTPSIVAVSSLKDGLLPISQWALHFYNKTSYHDYNSLALRDTEGKRLIADLKENFVMLMRNHGSITCGRTIQEAMFYTYHLEQACKTQCLALAMNRELSVPSEEICLKAVKDLLSFESNLGERDWHAWVRLLKSKL
- a CDS encoding AAA family ATPase; translated protein: MVNINTKKQPAGFFIYLSGLSGSGKLSTAIELSSMIDALIVNSKFYNNIQVCSMYNGVFERDQIPKEVQDRIYGIMQIMLQVIENYPIHSKNYIFIDELMENNDQNMKIYDSIVRLSKKMNTEILPVVLRCDLPTLQKRIALKRQRKNRKVTNVNSMMEQFRINNLFIPPSAIEIENSDMNIKEVAEEIVNQIHSIRSAKRCERR